DNA from Cyprinus carpio isolate SPL01 chromosome B3, ASM1834038v1, whole genome shotgun sequence:
CTTGCAGTAAAGCAGACTGCTAAAGCGACATAGTTTAGACATAGTTTAGCTGTCCTCTTGCCTGACCTGTCCAGAAAACTTCTGATCCCGGGCAGGTGGCCAAGCCAGGGCACAGTTAATGATGGTTTCTGTGTTAAAGGTTCTCGCGGCTCAGAGTCCAGTCCACATGGCTCACCCACCCCAGCCGGTGGTCCCCAGGGCGGCAGCAGCGAGGAGATCTGGGTGCTGCGCAAGCCTGTGGCAGGTAACAGCAGGGCTGCCCccacttcctcctcctcttcttcttcttctctcataATTCCCCCTGCTTTGCCACGCTCCCGGTGCAGCTGGTGTACGCCTGACCTCAGAAACCTCCTCAACTGCAGGCGTGTAGGCGCATTGAAAGGCTTTCATTTGCTCTGTTAGAGCAGCATCCGTTAAGTCGTTCCCTCAAGAGCACACGCACAGACAATCCACAGATGTGTCTGTAGCCGTGTGTACAAACTGCATTTTCAATGAAGGCGTGTGTTTGTATTAGTGACTTTGCTAACATGTCATGCGTCAGTCAGTCACCTGGTCTTTGGTCACCATTGTTATGTTAGTCTCTGTCATCCCGTGTATCAGATCAGTGCATTGCAGAGGGGAAGTTCATAAAGGTGTGATTGGAGGATTTCGGGGAATGGTGTGGTCCAACTGGgctgactgtgtttgtgtgtttgctgggGGCTTGTTGTTCCAGGTGGAGACCGCAGCAGTGTGAGCAGTTCAGGCAGTGTGGCCAGTGCCCGATCCTCTGGTAGTGGACAGAGTGCAGGCAGCAGCACTATCCTTCATGCACAGGCAGAGGGTGTCAAGGTAAGCTATCTGACATGCAAAGTGATGACTCCAACTGTGGAGAAGATGCCTGAAAGAACTTTCTTATATGTTGCTGGTTTAAATACGTAGATGTGTCTCATATCTAGTAATACTGGCAATAGAACAATCTCCGAGAACTGAGAAAACAGGTAATAATGTgcttgtgaccatagttgcttttgggaaacgctccccagttcatttgtgttttagaattgacccttcgcaaagagcttgattgacaggcgatctgactatcttgaatctgccatttttttattttatgggtcTGGCTCCCGGTCTCATCtgcatccagctatttttagctgtacaaaacagctccatttgctgcttcatattgtaaactggtgtgtcttaccatattattttaatgttttatcttaattatgaacacattgGTTTGTAGTGCAATTTTGctgtttactgcacattgttattcttgTTCCCTGtaagccctgttcacaccaagaacgagaACTAtgaagataactataaagatttagttctaaaaatcattctcaatattaaagaataaagagTATATACTCTCAATATTAAAGAGTCCACAACACAGTTATAACGATAAAGAGGCTCAAGATGGTTTACAGGGTCAGCCTTGACCCTACAAGTTAGCACTTTAACTAAACCCTCTTGGACCAGCTAATCGTTTAAACCAGCTAGAACCTATGTAAAACCAACAATATCAGAAGCTACTCTCTAGATAGATTGATCAAGATGGTCTGCAAGGTTGATCTCAACCCCTGTAGCTGGTAGTCCACCTAAACCAGCTTTGCCCTGATTGTGATAAGCTTCATCCTGCTACCACAAGAAGCTGGTTTGACCTAAATTTTCCAAAGGGACGTTTTACACTTACTCATTCTTGCAAACCTTTATTCTTCAAAGCTGAACACAAGGGAGGTGAACTTGAAGTCCAACTGGCATGGATATGCATtgatattttcatgttatttcttGATCTGATGAGCTTTGTTCATTCTGTAGCTTCTGGCCACGGTTTTGTCCCAGTCTGCCAAAGCTAAAGAACACCTGCTGGAGCAGACCAAGTCTTTGGAGCACCCCTCTCACACTTCCAGCAACAAGGGTTAGTGGGAATTTCAAACAACTCTTTTGAGAAGAAATCACACGAGAATCTCTTGTCACAAAGAAGTCTCTCCatccaaaatgttttataattttttccacGAATTGGCTGCTTTTTCTGTGCCAGATGGTTGCACTAATAGCTGTGGGTGTAAGCATCACAAAGATCTGATTGGCTAAGAGGAGTAGTTGGTCAGAAAACACAAAATGGATTGGTTTGTGCAATAGCACTGCTCCAATGTGTATGAATGATCTCATGGTTCTTCTAGGACCCTCTTCACGCAGTCAGAGTTTGTCAAGCTGTCCACTTCATGAGCAGCCGTATGGGGAGGCGTTGTCCCAGAAGAAAGGGGAGGTGCTGCCCGAGGGGAAGGTAAGGAGACTCCTCCCGCTTGAATCACACTGTCCCCTTACCTTTCCCTCAAACAAGCAAACACTTTCTCACGCACACATACGCATGCATGCACTGGCATCTGCGTATCCAGGATGCTTTCCCAGCACTTCCTCTCACAGCTGGCATCATCGGTATTACGTGCTCTCGGTTGTCGTCAGGACACGGTGAGTTGGCTTCTCCACAGGCTTCCTTGCACGCTTTCCACGGCTTCTGGTTTCTGTCAGCCGCTCTGTCTGATACTACTGTCTAATATTGACAGTGATTCCTTTCACTCTGATCTTTTCtaatcattcatttcattttctttgctACATTTTGAAGTCCATTCCAATTTTTTGCCTTATTTGCAGTAATTTTCACCTTTTGATTTCTTTTCAGAGAGTACCCGACAATGTAgacttttgatttgaatgtggAGTGTATTTGGTGATATAGAGGTGATATGGTAATGGCACATAATCAAGATTTAGTCTGTCCAAACTGAGAATTGTGAGTGTAGAGGATATGAGACTATAACACTGATATTTTTGAGAAAGGTGTATCAACACAATATGAATATGACACTGTCTAGGTGTTATTATCCTTTATCCCATGAATGAGCTTGTATGCTGCAAACTGGTAATGCATATTTGACACTCGccacttttgatgtcatttttataattagcAGAAATCAGAAATTACACTGTTTAGAGTCATATAACAGAGAAATTTGGTTGCCATATCTTCCCCAGCGGGACTTTGGAGCTGCTGAGTAGAGCTGCTTCATGCTGGACTTCTGGACTGAGGGCCATCTGTTCAAAACAGCCCTATTTTCTTTGCTGCCCACGTCCGTTTTTACCTCTCCTACACAGAGTTACAGTACATCCTCCTACTTTCAGGGAAATGGCATTCCAAAGCAGACACTCCTTTTTTAACTGAACCATTTGGTTCATAAGAGCCCTTATTTGCTAAAGCTTTGGGTCTTGTTGCCAGAGCAGGTACTTGGACCAAGAGCAATAATTTTAACTCCAGTATAATACCAAACAGAAGTAGGGGCAGGTTTTAATTATTTACGAACTAATAAAGTTTAGTGGAGTTGAGACATTGGTCACTGTGACTAATGTTTTCAGTTTGTTGGCCTGGGGTCTGGTCCATTTTCCGCCACAGGACCCAAACAATGATAGACTGCCACCTATCTTCTCTTCTAGAGCTCAGAGGCTGTTATCGAATGGCTGAGTGAATTTCAGCTGCAGGTCTACGCTCCAAACTTCATCAGTGCCGGCTATGACATTCCTACCATTAGCCGAATGACCCCAGAGGTAAGAGTTGTCCCCCCACCCCCCTTAAGCCACCCTGAACTATTCACATCACTCCCTTCTACCCTAAATGTAACACTAACAGACCCACTCAAAGCACAGAAAAGAAGCGAATCAACCAACAAATTATActcaaattttcaaataaaattgctAACAATGTGCCTGAAGCACAGCTTTTATGAGAGTTCGAATTTTGCCCATAGCAAGTTGGAAAATCTCACCCAAAAATTCCCCCAGACAGTGCCACTGTCTTGGTTGTCAAATGTGTCTTTTCCTACTATGTTATGTTGGTATCTTGATGAATTAAATAACTTATGCATATGTTGTGATTAATATACATACATGTTGTTATGagctactgtatgtatttttgtgtatatgaTTAAAATCAAAGGCAATTTAAACAtctcataaacatatattttgtaGTAGAATTATTAATGGTCATTTCATGAATATTACGGAGTGTAAATCTGTTACTAAATCTGTTACCAAGTCAAAACCGttactaaacctgaaataaatcTTTGAGCAGTTGGAATTCCTGAAAGCAAGCTCATCTAACCTCACTTAATTACATTAAACCACTGACTTCATAGGATTTAAATAGTGTCATTGCTGAAAGCAAAATTAACAGGGGTGTTCTGTTCAAACACTGAGGACATGGTCAATtagtatatgtttatataaatatgtttgaGGGTACTCTGAAAAGGCTTCTTTTCCTCACTTGTTcctggtattgtttttttttttcattcccttttttttttattttgcatctgcTTCTATCATTCTGGCACCTTTTGGCAATCAGAGTGTTTGATGTGTCTGATTTAAGTGTTTTATcttttatgtgtatatgtaattttgcatataatattgtacatttttgtgtaaatgttcaTATGCACAGAATATATGCCACTTGGTTTAGTGTGTATGAAGGTTTTAGGGTGCTGAAATGTGATTGGCTTGTTTAGGGGCTCCtatatatattttcaggattTAACAGCTATTGGAGTAACCAAACCAGGACATCGAAAGAAAATAACCTCAGAGATCAATAAGATCACTGTTAATGAGTGGCTGCCTGACCAAAAACCAGTGAGTttaacacacaaccacacacacacattcaaacaattccagatggtgattttttttaaatttgtaatttaatctACAGTCGAGTCTTGGAGAGTGGTTAGCTATGATTGGGTTGAGTCAGTATCACCAAGTCTTAGTCCAAAATGGATACGAGAACATTGACTTTATCACTGACATCACGTGGGAGGACCTTCAGGAGATTGGCATTACGAAACTTGGTAAGatagtcacacacacaaacttctgTTCTTTCCACACTACTTGACCATAATGGTTTACTCTTTTTCTCTATCCAAATTTACCTAGGAcaccagaagaagcttatgcttgCAGTTAAGAAGCTGGCAGAGATACAGAAGGCCTTTGACGGTCGCAACACATTGCGTAAAAAGCCCCCAGTCACTCAGGAGGTGATGGCTATTGAAAGCCCACCCCACGACAGCGGAGAGTGTATGTCCCCTAAAATGACCACGTTCCAGGACAGTGAACTGAGCGGGGAGTTACAGGCTGCTCTGACACGCCCTGCTGATGCGCAGAATGGCGCAGAAATGAGAACAAACAGCAACTTGGGAGCACAACACCGAGCCCGCAGTCTGCATGAGAACAGTATGAACAAGAGCCGAGACACAGAAGAGCCTAGTGGGCCACCTAAAAAGGAGGCACGTACTATGCGCCAGAGCAGCCAGGGTGGGCAGAGAAGTGTCTCATCAGCGCAGCCAAAACCGCATCAGTCTTATCCCCAAGGTACAGGACCACCCTATACTCCACCACAAACACCAACCAAAACAAAGCCTCCCACTTCACAGACGGTGAGCAACCCACCGAGTAAACAAAAACCTAGCTCTCAGCTGCATCAGCAGACCGAAAAGCCCATGACACCTCGTGCTCACCCCCAATCCCCCACTCAAAGGTCCCATCCACACCAGGCAGCCCAGCCTGTGGAAACTAAGGAGGCTCCACCTCAAGGACCTGCTGTCTCAGTACCACTCCTATGCCTGCCTCCAGAAGGCGACGAAGCTCGCGATGAATATGGTCTGCCTAAGAAACGTTCCCACAGCCTAAATCGCTATGCTGTGTCTGATGGTGAACAGGAGCGGGACGAGCTAAATGTGCCAGATTCAGGAGGAAAGTATGCCACAGTACAGAACCGGGTGGGTCGCAGCAACTCAGTGAAAGGGCAAGCAGACAAAAATGTCAACCGTAGCCAGTCCTTTGCACTCAGACAGAAAAAGAAGGGTCCTCCTCCACCTCCCCCCAAACGCTCTAGTTCAGCCATCTCGAACTCCAGTAGTAATCTGACAGAAGTGCCCAAGGAGACAAGCAGTGGACCTCTTCTGGTCCCCTACCAACCACAAAGACGTGCAAGTGACCTGGGTGGCACTGTAGACACGGGCAGTGCTGGTAGTGTGAGGAGCATTGCAGCCATGTTGGAGATGTCCTCCATTGGTGGGGGTGCCAAGGGTCTCGCTTTACAGAAGTCTGCAGGTCACTATCTGCAGGTAAGGTGGTTGTCATTGTGTCTTTGGGATGATACTTAGTATTTATCATAGAAATGTATTTTGGCAATATCGAGTTCAGTAAAACAAGATTGTTTCTCTTCAGGTGGGTTCTGCGGGAGGAAAGCAGCGTGATGCCATTGGTCTGGATGGAGAAGTAGTGAACCGTCGCCGGACTATTAGTGGGCCGGTCACTGAATTAGTAGCAGCTGCTAAGCGAGGACCACAGCCGGAACCAGTCCAGGATAGACAACGCAATGAAACCCAGCCAAGCTCTAGTGGGAGCTCAGCAGAGAACCTTCCATTTGCTGAGGATGGAAACCTCACTATCAAACAAAGACCTAGACAGGGCAAAGATGAGACTGAGGAGGGACTAGAAATGTCATACTTTTTCCCCCAGGAGGACCCTTCACGTGTAGATGCCACAGCCTCGCTGAAAAGGATGGTCCAGAACACAAAGCAGCAACCAAATGGAACCAAGTTCCAACTCACAGAGTCAAATACAGTTAAGCGCCGCCCCAAGAACAAAGACAAAGATACAGAAGAACTCCAGGACGGGCAGATGCCTGTACCATATGAGAATGGAACTGGCACCATTAAAAGGCGCCCTGTGTCAGAGGTGACTGTTTCGGAGCAGCCCAGGCCACAGGAACATCCTGAGAACTCGCCTCGTCGGGACAGTGCAGACCTGGAAGGCCATGTTACTGAGAGTGCCCCTCGTAAGTCCTTCAAACCTCCGGTGTCTCCCAAACCTGTTCTGGCCCAGCACATGAAGAAACAAGGACCGCCGGCTGCCATCACCAAGAAAGCCCCATTTCCTGGACCAACTGGGGCACCTGGCAGCCCAGGTACTACACAGTGTGGCCCTTTCACTTGCCCTGTCTTTACACAATTATGTAAGTATCCCGTAAAACCCTGTAGCATTTAGGCCTTGTTGCATCAAATTCCGCTCAGTCTCTTTTCCCATCTCTCTCCCTATCTCTTTTCTCTTCTATTTACAGTTGAAGGAAAGAAAGTACCTCCTCCAATTTCACCGAAACCTACACCTCCTCCCACAGCTCCCAAACCATCCAAAAATGTTCTGCAGTCTTTAAATGCGACACCTAATCCCAATCCCACGCCCTCTCCAGCCAAACAGACTGTCACCAGAATGGCCACCACAGCTTCTGCCCAGAACAACCACCCTGTCAAGGTTACAACCCCACCAGCCTTGAGTGCGCAGACCCCACACACACCCCAGTCTCCTCACACCCCACAGACACCTCAGACACCCCAAACCCCACAGACACCCCAAACTCCCCAGACATCAGATCCCCCAACCCCCATCCCTACACCACCACCTGTGAAGCCCCCTCGCTCCTCAATCGGTGGGGTGTCCATGGACAGTTCAGCTGGATCAGCGTTTATCGCCGGGGTAGTGGCAGTAGATGCAGTGCACCAGAAGATAGAGGAGACCAGTGCCTCACTGGCTGCAGCCCTGCAGGCAGTCGAAGAGAAGATCAAGGAGGATGGGCAAAAAGAGTGAGTTTCACgaaacatgcaaaaaatgttttcagtgacATTCCTGTAGGAAtctcaacatttaatttttaagtagTTTCTAGCTTTTTTTTCTAGTCTTAAGTTCTTCAAATCAAGTCAGCAGTTTTGAGGCCATATCTGTGGTTATTAAGAAGTAAAGACTTTAAAGTAGGAGTGTCCGGAGTCGATCTGGGCCGATTAAGATGATTGGGCCGATTAAGCGTTTTTTTAACTGATCGTTATCGGCTATTCTGAGCCCGATCCTTATTTTATGTCAGCTGTCATGCCGGTTTTGTGCAGTAGGTGGTGACATGCACCTTGTGGTAGGTTTGCCAAcctccattaaaataaaaagatgcccAAATGTGCGTGTGATTTGCAAGAAACAACAAGGTCTGTTCCAATGCATCACACACATTCGATCTTCCATGTTTTTTAGATGTGCACTTTAGTAACAAAACACTCGAAATTGATCtcatttatttaccatttacTTTTAACTGGCATCAGACTGTCTCAGACATCGCTGTCATAAGGTGTTGCTTTGGGTTGTGTCTTGCTTTGGACTTGACTGACAGACTGGCATTCTGACACAGCAagcttcatgctttctaaccTTATCTCCATGTTTGCATGGTACATACATTTGAGCCCCTGTCCCTGAGAAACTCTCTGCACATCCATGTGTACAttggattgattttaataactttaatttacTTGAAATGTGCCCTAAGCACTAGGAAAATACTAGTTTCGGTTTGGGACTCTGTATTGGCAGATACTCAATATTCAATGACTAGTAtcggggggggggaaaaaaaatgattgttgGGTCATTACTTgttgaaaaacaattttttttgtttagtgtggTTAGTGATGGTATCAGGATACTAtggtaatttaaatatttttgattttcaaaactgGCATGTTAGCAAACCAAATTTAATAATTAAgggcaaaatattttttcactttttttcttaaattcacCACTGGGGATGTGTTGACCAAAGAAATCTATTTGTCTCACTTGCAGCCACATTTTTTGAAATTCCTAAATTATATTtaactgtttgtgtgtatgttttgattCACAGCACATTGGCGGAAAACAAGAGCACAGTGAGCATCCTAGACGACATTGGCAGCATGTTCGATGACCTGGCTGACCAGCTGGATGCCATGCTGGAGTGAAGAGCACAGCCTGTGTCTCTGTGGCACAACCTCAGGGCCCCGGGAGAGCACAAGGGCACAATGACCAACACCAAACCCACCTTTTCCTTCCTAATCCTAAACCCTGGCTCCTCTCACCCCTCTTTTCTCCTCCCCCTTCCCCGTCGCCATGAAACGTCtatctctcctctctccctccgaGTTGGTTTGCACAAACCCAAGCTGATGTACCTCAGGACTGGGCAGAAGGCCATCCAGGGCTTTAAACATCAAAGACAGAGCAGAGGGTGGAGAGCAGAGGATGGGTTTTAAAACATAAAGCTCAACTCTCTGTCCATGAAATATCTCTATCTACCATGAGCAATGAGTAGTAAAATAATACGAAAACAATAATAACTGTATATGAAATAATAGTATGGTATGTGTATATTGT
Protein-coding regions in this window:
- the LOC122136503 gene encoding caskin-1-like isoform X5; its protein translation is MGKDQELLQAVKTEDLMTVQKLLQRPKPGKAKLLGSAKKVNVNFQDTDGFSPLHHAALNGNVEVISLLLESQAMVDIRDQKGMRPLHYAAWQGKSEPMKLLLKSGSSVNGQSDEGQIPLHLAAQHGHYDVSEMLLQHQSNPCIVDNAGKTPLDLACEFGRVGVVQLLLSSNMCAALLEPKPGDSTDPNGTSPLHLAAKNGHIDIIRLLIQAGIDINRQTKAGTALHEAALCGKTDVVRLLLDSGINATVRNTYSQTALDIVYQFTATQASREIKQMLRGKKRDASAALQVRALKDYCNNYDLTSLNIKAGDVITVLEQHSDGRWKGCIHDNRTGNDRVGYFPSSLVEVISKRPGAAGKRGQQAGSWSTVTCTQQYQKIQLCAPVCGRVSPAVAMVNGDSYHEIHILPPPPPPPPHSHLPLFTSFGYNRSPNTSGEPHSGQEAKNDQDLASSRGSESSPHGSPTPAGGPQGGSSEEIWVLRKPVAGGDRSSVSSSGSVASARSSGSGQSAGSSTILHAQAEGVKLLATVLSQSAKAKEHLLEQTKSLEHPSHTSSNKGPSSRSQSLSSCPLHEQPYGEALSQKKGEVLPEGKSSEAVIEWLSEFQLQVYAPNFISAGYDIPTISRMTPEDLTAIGVTKPGHRKKITSEINKITVNEWLPDQKPSSLGEWLAMIGLSQYHQVLVQNGYENIDFITDITWEDLQEIGITKLGHQKKLMLAVKKLAEIQKAFDGRNTLRKKPPVTQEVMAIESPPHDSGECMSPKMTTFQDSELSGELQAALTRPADAQNGAEMRTNSNLGAQHRARSLHENSMNKSRDTEEPSGPPKKEARTMRQSSQGGQRSVSSAQPKPHQSYPQGTGPPYTPPQTPTKTKPPTSQTVSNPPSKQKPSSQLHQQTEKPMTPRAHPQSPTQRSHPHQAAQPVETKEAPPQGPAVSVPLLCLPPEGDEARDEYGLPKKRSHSLNRYAVSDGEQERDELNVPDSGGKYATVQNRVGRSNSVKGQADKNVNRSQSFALRQKKKGPPPPPPKRSSSAISNSSSNLTEVPKETSSGPLLVPYQPQRRASDLGGTVDTGSAGSVRSIAAMLEMSSIGGGAKGLALQKSAGHYLQVGSAGGKQRDAIGLDGEVVNRRRTISGPVTELVAAAKRGPQPEPVQDRQRNETQPSSSGSSAENLPFAEDGNLTIKQRPRQGKDETEEGLEMSYFFPQEDPSRVDATASLKRMVQNTKQQPNGTKFQLTESNTVKRRPKNKDKDTEELQDGQMPVPYENGTGTIKRRPVSEVTVSEQPRPQEHPENSPRRDSADLEGHVTESAPRKSFKPPVSPKPVLAQHMKKQGPPAAITKKAPFPGPTGAPGSPVEGKKVPPPISPKPTPPPTAPKPSKNVLQSLNATPNPNPTPSPAKQTVTRMATTASAQNNHPVKVTTPPALSAQTPHTPQSPHTPQTPQTPQTPQTPQTPQTSDPPTPIPTPPPVKPPRSSIGGVSMDSSAGSAFIAGVVAVDAVHQKIEETSASLAAALQAVEEKIKEDGQKDTLAENKSTVSILDDIGSMFDDLADQLDAMLE
- the LOC122136503 gene encoding caskin-1-like isoform X4 — its product is MGKDQELLQAVKTEDLMTVQKLLQRPKPGKAKLLGSAKKVNVNFQDTDGFSPLHHAALNGNVEVISLLLESQAMVDIRDQKGMRPLHYAAWQGKSEPMKLLLKSGSSVNGQSDEGQIPLHLAAQHGHYDVSEMLLQHQSNPCIVDNAGKTPLDLACEFGRVGVVQLLLSSNMCAALLEPKPGDSTDPNGTSPLHLAAKNGHIDIIRLLIQAGIDINRQTKAGTALHEAALCGKTDVVRLLLDSGINATVRNTYSQTALDIVYQFTATQASREIKQMLRGKKRDASAALQVRALKDYCNNYDLTSLNIKAGDVITVLEQHSDGRWKGCIHDNRTGNDRVGYFPSSLVEVISKRPGAAGKRGQQAGSWSTVTCTQQYQKIQLCAPVCGRVSPAVAMVNGDSYHEIHILPPPPPPPPHSHLPLFTSFGYNRSPNTSGEPHSGQGSRGSESSPHGSPTPAGGPQGGSSEEIWVLRKPVAGGDRSSVSSSGSVASARSSGSGQSAGSSTILHAQAEGVKLLATVLSQSAKAKEHLLEQTKSLEHPSHTSSNKGPSSRSQSLSSCPLHEQPYGEALSQKKGEVLPEGKSSEAVIEWLSEFQLQVYAPNFISAGYDIPTISRMTPEDLTAIGVTKPGHRKKITSEINKITVNEWLPDQKPSSLGEWLAMIGLSQYHQVLVQNGYENIDFITDITWEDLQEIGITKLGHQKKLMLAVKKLAEIQKAFDGRNTLRKKPPVTQEVMAIESPPHDSGECMSPKMTTFQDSELSGELQAALTRPADAQNGAEMRTNSNLGAQHRARSLHENSMNKSRDTEEPSGPPKKEARTMRQSSQGGQRSVSSAQPKPHQSYPQGTGPPYTPPQTPTKTKPPTSQTVSNPPSKQKPSSQLHQQTEKPMTPRAHPQSPTQRSHPHQAAQPVETKEAPPQGPAVSVPLLCLPPEGDEARDEYGLPKKRSHSLNRYAVSDGEQERDELNVPDSGGKYATVQNRVGRSNSVKGQADKNVNRSQSFALRQKKKGPPPPPPKRSSSAISNSSSNLTEVPKETSSGPLLVPYQPQRRASDLGGTVDTGSAGSVRSIAAMLEMSSIGGGAKGLALQKSAGHYLQVGSAGGKQRDAIGLDGEVVNRRRTISGPVTELVAAAKRGPQPEPVQDRQRNETQPSSSGSSAENLPFAEDGNLTIKQRPRQGKDETEEGLEMSYFFPQEDPSRVDATASLKRMVQNTKQQPNGTKFQLTESNTVKRRPKNKDKDTEELQDGQMPVPYENGTGTIKRRPVSEVTVSEQPRPQEHPENSPRRDSADLEGHVTESAPRKSFKPPVSPKPVLAQHMKKQGPPAAITKKAPFPGPTGAPGSPGTTQCGPFTCPVFTQLFEGKKVPPPISPKPTPPPTAPKPSKNVLQSLNATPNPNPTPSPAKQTVTRMATTASAQNNHPVKVTTPPALSAQTPHTPQSPHTPQTPQTPQTPQTPQTPQTSDPPTPIPTPPPVKPPRSSIGGVSMDSSAGSAFIAGVVAVDAVHQKIEETSASLAAALQAVEEKIKEDGQKDTLAENKSTVSILDDIGSMFDDLADQLDAMLE
- the LOC122136503 gene encoding caskin-1-like isoform X6, which gives rise to MGKDQELLQAVKTEDLMTVQKLLQRPKPGKAKLLGSAKKVNVNFQDTDGFSPLHHAALNGNVEVISLLLESQAMVDIRDQKGMRPLHYAAWQGKSEPMKLLLKSGSSVNGQSDEGQIPLHLAAQHGHYDVSEMLLQHQSNPCIVDNAGKTPLDLACEFGRVGVVQLLLSSNMCAALLEPKPGDSTDPNGTSPLHLAAKNGHIDIIRLLIQAGIDINRQTKAGTALHEAALCGKTDVVRLLLDSGINATVRNTYSQTALDIVYQFTATQASREIKQMLRDASAALQVRALKDYCNNYDLTSLNIKAGDVITVLEQHSDGRWKGCIHDNRTGNDRVGYFPSSLVEVISKRPGAAGSWSTVTCTQQYQKIQLCAPVCGRVSPAVAMVNGDSYHEIHILPPPPPPPPHSHLPLFTSFGYNRSPNTSGEPHSGQGSRGSESSPHGSPTPAGGPQGGSSEEIWVLRKPVAGGDRSSVSSSGSVASARSSGSGQSAGSSTILHAQAEGVKLLATVLSQSAKAKEHLLEQTKSLEHPSHTSSNKGPSSRSQSLSSCPLHEQPYGEALSQKKGEVLPEGKSSEAVIEWLSEFQLQVYAPNFISAGYDIPTISRMTPEDLTAIGVTKPGHRKKITSEINKITVNEWLPDQKPSSLGEWLAMIGLSQYHQVLVQNGYENIDFITDITWEDLQEIGITKLGHQKKLMLAVKKLAEIQKAFDGRNTLRKKPPVTQEVMAIESPPHDSGECMSPKMTTFQDSELSGELQAALTRPADAQNGAEMRTNSNLGAQHRARSLHENSMNKSRDTEEPSGPPKKEARTMRQSSQGGQRSVSSAQPKPHQSYPQGTGPPYTPPQTPTKTKPPTSQTVSNPPSKQKPSSQLHQQTEKPMTPRAHPQSPTQRSHPHQAAQPVETKEAPPQGPAVSVPLLCLPPEGDEARDEYGLPKKRSHSLNRYAVSDGEQERDELNVPDSGGKYATVQNRVGRSNSVKGQADKNVNRSQSFALRQKKKGPPPPPPKRSSSAISNSSSNLTEVPKETSSGPLLVPYQPQRRASDLGGTVDTGSAGSVRSIAAMLEMSSIGGGAKGLALQKSAGHYLQVGSAGGKQRDAIGLDGEVVNRRRTISGPVTELVAAAKRGPQPEPVQDRQRNETQPSSSGSSAENLPFAEDGNLTIKQRPRQGKDETEEGLEMSYFFPQEDPSRVDATASLKRMVQNTKQQPNGTKFQLTESNTVKRRPKNKDKDTEELQDGQMPVPYENGTGTIKRRPVSEVTVSEQPRPQEHPENSPRRDSADLEGHVTESAPRKSFKPPVSPKPVLAQHMKKQGPPAAITKKAPFPGPTGAPGSPGTTQCGPFTCPVFTQLFEGKKVPPPISPKPTPPPTAPKPSKNVLQSLNATPNPNPTPSPAKQTVTRMATTASAQNNHPVKVTTPPALSAQTPHTPQSPHTPQTPQTPQTPQTPQTPQTSDPPTPIPTPPPVKPPRSSIGGVSMDSSAGSAFIAGVVAVDAVHQKIEETSASLAAALQAVEEKIKEDGQKDTLAENKSTVSILDDIGSMFDDLADQLDAMLE